A region of Oscillatoria salina IIICB1 DNA encodes the following proteins:
- a CDS encoding response regulator, translating to MKTVLIVEDEVINVKVFSKILTKQGGFAVKHSENPEEVIQLAKSGQADVILMDVSLARSFYQGKPVDGIKITQMLKADSTTARLPVILVTAHAREGDREAFLQQSGADGYIPKPVIDLQDFLAQIAAMVPV from the coding sequence ATGAAAACAGTCCTAATAGTCGAAGACGAGGTAATTAATGTTAAAGTGTTCTCCAAAATTCTCACTAAGCAAGGTGGATTTGCCGTCAAACACAGCGAAAATCCTGAAGAAGTAATCCAACTCGCCAAATCGGGGCAAGCGGATGTTATCTTGATGGATGTTTCTCTGGCAAGGAGTTTTTATCAGGGTAAACCAGTAGATGGGATTAAAATCACGCAAATGTTGAAGGCTGATTCTACTACTGCGAGACTACCAGTTATTTTAGTAACCGCCCACGCCAGAGAAGGCGATCGCGAAGCATTTTTGCAACAAAGTGGTGCTGATGGTTATATTCCCAAACCTGTTATCGATCTACAAGATTTCCTCGCGCAAATTGCCGCGATGGTACCAGTATAG